In the Heterodontus francisci isolate sHetFra1 chromosome 6, sHetFra1.hap1, whole genome shotgun sequence genome, one interval contains:
- the atm gene encoding serine-protein kinase ATM isoform X7: MSLALHELYLCCRQFDNDRATERKKEVDKFKRLIRTPEAIEQLDRNSESKHSKQLNWDAVFRFLQRYIQKETECLQAANPNVSAATQANRQKKMQEISSIMKYFIRWANKRCGHQWQGQHLLPIPNCP, from the exons ATGAGCCTTGCACTTCATGAGCTCTACCTCTGCTGTCGCCAGTTTGACAATGACAGGGCTACAGAGAGAAAG AAAGAAGTAGATAAATTTAAACGTCTTATTCGGACACCAGAAGCTATAGAGCAGTTGGATCGAAATTCTGAATCAAAGCATTCAAAACAGTTGAACTGGGATGCAGTTTTCAG GTTTCTTCAAAGGTACATCCAGAAAGAGACTGAATGTCTCCAGGCAGCCAACCCCAATGTGTCAGCAGCTACCCAAGCTAACCGGCAGAAGAAAATGCAAGAAATCAGCAGTATCATGAAATATTTTATCCGATGGGCCAATAAAA gatgtgggcatcagtggcaaggccagcatttgttgcccatccctaattgcccttga